From one Phytohabitans houttuyneae genomic stretch:
- a CDS encoding DUF1501 domain-containing protein, whose product MDALTRRRFLLASGVAGAGALATGSLALGFYELLHKSTGAPPEQAEPTLVVVTLYGGNDGLNTVVPYADPAYHSARPELAYAPEQVLHLNDALGLNPAMPGMKRLWDEKRLAVVLGVGYPKPDRSHFRSMDIWQSASPAGPVSTGWIGRWLDGTKAPVEAAVSFEPVLPPLLVGRTRVGACVSYRGLSVPSWISPDVVTALGQGQAGEPPMQARAAAAYADLVSMEKVVREAGTVTHTPGEGETPDLPATGTGGDSALAAQLALVTRCVEAGVPTRVYSVSLGGFDTHAAERVGQEYLLKQLDGALTDFVTRMARTEAGKRVVVVVYSEFGRRVRANASDGTDHGTAGPVFVLGAGVAGGLYGEQPSLTDLDDGDLKATLDFREVFGTVLDSVLQADPAKYIDGYQGISLPFIPPA is encoded by the coding sequence GTGGATGCCCTGACTCGACGGCGATTTCTCCTCGCCTCCGGCGTCGCCGGAGCCGGTGCGCTGGCCACCGGCTCGCTGGCGCTGGGCTTCTACGAGCTGCTGCACAAGTCGACCGGTGCGCCGCCGGAGCAGGCCGAGCCGACGCTTGTCGTCGTCACGCTGTATGGCGGCAACGACGGCCTGAACACCGTCGTCCCGTACGCGGACCCCGCCTACCACTCGGCCCGCCCCGAGCTGGCGTACGCCCCCGAGCAGGTGCTCCACCTCAACGACGCGCTGGGGCTCAACCCCGCGATGCCGGGGATGAAGCGGCTGTGGGACGAAAAGCGCCTCGCCGTCGTGCTGGGCGTCGGCTACCCCAAGCCCGACCGCAGCCACTTCCGGTCCATGGACATCTGGCAGTCGGCCTCTCCCGCGGGCCCCGTCTCCACGGGCTGGATCGGGCGGTGGCTGGACGGCACGAAGGCACCGGTCGAGGCGGCGGTGAGCTTCGAGCCGGTGCTGCCGCCGCTGCTTGTCGGCCGGACGCGGGTTGGCGCCTGCGTCAGCTACCGCGGGCTGAGCGTGCCGTCGTGGATCAGCCCGGACGTGGTCACGGCGCTGGGACAGGGCCAGGCCGGCGAGCCGCCGATGCAGGCCAGGGCCGCCGCGGCGTACGCCGACCTGGTCAGCATGGAAAAGGTCGTCCGCGAGGCCGGAACCGTCACGCACACACCGGGCGAGGGTGAGACGCCGGACCTGCCGGCGACCGGCACCGGGGGCGACAGCGCGCTCGCGGCGCAGCTCGCCCTGGTCACGCGGTGTGTCGAGGCGGGGGTACCGACCCGGGTGTACTCGGTGAGCCTCGGCGGATTCGACACCCACGCGGCCGAGCGGGTGGGGCAGGAGTACCTGCTCAAGCAGCTCGACGGTGCGCTGACCGACTTCGTGACCCGGATGGCGCGCACCGAGGCCGGAAAGCGCGTGGTCGTGGTCGTGTACAGCGAGTTCGGCCGGCGGGTGCGGGCCAACGCCTCCGACGGCACCGACCACGGCACGGCCGGTCCCGTCTTCGTGCTCGGCGCGGGCGTCGCGGGCGGCCTCTACGGCGAGCAGCCCAGCCTGACCGACCTTGACGACGGCGACCTCAAGGCGACGCTCGACTTCCGCGAGGTCTTCGGCACGGTCCTCGACTCGGTGCTTCAGGCCGACCCCGCGAAGTACATCGACGGGTACCAGGGCATCTCGCTGCCGTTCATCCCGCCCGCTTAA
- a CDS encoding SDR family oxidoreductase, whose translation MTRSASSPALAVTGSTGRLGRRVADRLSAAGLAQRLVVRDPDRAPSLPGAEAVRADYSDGAAARAALEGVTTLFMVSGAEEPGRVEAHRTFIDAAAAAGVTHLVYTSFFGAAPDATFTLARDHWATEEHIAASGLNATILRDNLYIDFFPLMVGDDGVLRGPAGEGRVAAVTQDDIADVAVAVLREPDKHVNARYDLTGPAALTLREVAATIAEVTGDKVSYQDESLNEAYASRAKYGAPAWQVDAWVSTYTAIAAGELDGVTTAVPTLTGHPATSLAEHLESVKRAG comes from the coding sequence GTGACGCGTTCCGCATCCTCACCTGCACTCGCCGTAACCGGCTCGACCGGCCGCCTGGGCCGCCGGGTCGCCGATCGGCTCTCCGCCGCCGGCCTGGCCCAGCGCCTCGTCGTCCGCGATCCCGACCGCGCGCCGAGCCTGCCGGGCGCCGAGGCGGTCCGCGCCGACTACTCGGACGGCGCCGCCGCACGGGCCGCTCTCGAGGGCGTCACGACGCTCTTCATGGTCTCCGGCGCCGAGGAGCCGGGGCGGGTCGAGGCACACCGCACGTTCATCGACGCGGCGGCCGCGGCGGGCGTCACGCACCTTGTGTACACGTCGTTCTTCGGCGCCGCGCCGGACGCCACGTTCACGCTCGCCCGCGACCACTGGGCCACCGAGGAGCACATCGCCGCGAGCGGCCTGAATGCCACGATCCTGCGCGACAACCTCTACATCGACTTCTTTCCGCTCATGGTCGGCGACGACGGCGTGCTGCGCGGTCCGGCCGGCGAGGGGCGCGTCGCGGCGGTCACGCAGGACGACATCGCCGACGTGGCGGTGGCGGTGCTGCGCGAGCCGGACAAGCACGTCAACGCGAGGTACGACCTGACCGGCCCGGCCGCCCTGACGCTGCGCGAGGTCGCGGCGACGATCGCCGAGGTCACCGGAGACAAGGTCAGCTACCAGGACGAGTCGCTCAACGAGGCGTACGCGTCACGGGCGAAGTACGGTGCGCCGGCCTGGCAGGTGGACGCGTGGGTGAGCACGTACACGGCGATCGCCGCGGGCGAGCTCGACGGTGTCACCACTGCGGTGCCGACCCTCACCGGGCACCCGGCCACCAGCCTGGCGGAGCACCTGGAAAGCGTTAAGCGGGCGGGATGA
- a CDS encoding MFS transporter, translating to MVAASLVGTALEWYDFFIYGLAAALVLGDLFFPNASEPVQILASFATFGVAFIFRPLGGFFFGRLGDRIGRRSTLVMTTLLMGFATGIVGLLPTYETAGVLAPILLVTARICQGLGAGAEFGGASTLLAEHAPRGRRAYYASFVQTGVQLGLLTGTVAFLLVQLLGTDAVREWGWRLPFLASFVLIFVSLYVRLRVAESPVFLAMERDRTIVPSPVLTTLRRYPRSFLVGVGAHVCDTAVVYVYGTFMITYLVNEEKQSRAVALTGVILFSLVVIALQPVYGALADRIGRRPLNLFSVVFTAVFAVPLFLLVDTGEPVVIWLAMVTAMALGFAPMIAVQPIFYAELFGAGVRYTGFAASREVGAVVSGFSPLVAAALLRAGGGSPWLVAGWIILTALVSLVAFLFSRETRDIDIAAPTVGSPRPQLPARPGPPAPAGVPHRAGAH from the coding sequence GTGGTCGCGGCGTCCCTGGTGGGGACCGCCCTGGAATGGTACGACTTCTTCATTTACGGCCTCGCCGCGGCTCTTGTCCTCGGTGACCTGTTCTTCCCCAACGCATCCGAGCCGGTGCAGATCCTGGCCTCGTTCGCGACCTTCGGGGTTGCCTTCATCTTCCGGCCACTGGGCGGGTTCTTCTTCGGCCGCCTCGGCGACCGGATCGGCCGCCGCTCGACCCTGGTGATGACGACGCTTCTGATGGGCTTCGCCACCGGGATCGTCGGGCTCCTGCCGACGTACGAGACGGCCGGCGTGCTCGCCCCGATCCTGCTGGTCACCGCCCGAATCTGCCAGGGCCTGGGCGCGGGCGCGGAGTTCGGCGGGGCGTCAACGCTGCTGGCCGAGCACGCGCCCCGCGGCCGCCGCGCCTACTACGCCTCCTTCGTGCAGACCGGCGTGCAGCTGGGGCTGCTCACCGGCACGGTGGCGTTCTTGCTGGTGCAGCTGCTCGGCACCGACGCCGTGCGGGAGTGGGGCTGGCGGCTGCCGTTCCTGGCCAGCTTCGTGCTCATCTTCGTCTCGCTGTACGTGCGGCTGCGGGTCGCCGAGTCGCCGGTCTTCCTGGCGATGGAGCGCGACCGCACGATCGTCCCCTCGCCGGTGCTGACCACGTTGCGGCGCTACCCGCGCAGCTTCCTGGTCGGGGTGGGAGCGCACGTCTGCGACACCGCCGTCGTGTACGTCTACGGCACATTCATGATCACGTACCTGGTCAACGAGGAGAAGCAGAGCCGGGCGGTCGCGCTCACCGGAGTGATCCTGTTCAGCCTTGTCGTGATCGCCCTCCAGCCGGTGTACGGCGCACTCGCCGACCGCATCGGCCGCCGCCCGCTCAACCTTTTCAGCGTGGTGTTCACGGCAGTCTTCGCGGTGCCGCTCTTCCTGCTGGTGGACACCGGCGAGCCGGTGGTGATCTGGCTGGCGATGGTGACCGCGATGGCGCTCGGCTTCGCACCGATGATCGCGGTGCAGCCGATCTTCTACGCCGAGCTGTTCGGCGCCGGCGTCCGGTACACCGGCTTCGCCGCCTCCCGCGAGGTCGGCGCCGTCGTCTCCGGCTTCTCCCCACTGGTGGCCGCCGCACTGCTGCGCGCCGGCGGCGGGTCGCCGTGGCTTGTCGCCGGCTGGATCATCCTGACCGCGCTGGTCTCGCTGGTCGCCTTCCTCTTCTCCCGGGAGACCCGCGACATCGACATCGCCGCCCCGACGGTCGGCTCACCCCGCCCGCAGCTCCCCGCGCGCCCCGGTCCGCCGGCGCCGGCGGGCGTGCCGCATCGGGCCGGCGCTCACTGA
- a CDS encoding TMEM165/GDT1 family protein: MEGFLAALAVSFGVIFVAELGDKSQLMALTFATRFRPWPVLLGITIATTVVHAVSVGVGYGLGAALPTGWIALAAGVAFLAFGAWTLRGDSLTDDEKAKAERTKRSAIVAVSVAFFLAELGDKTMLATITLATQHGWLGTWIGSTIGMVAADALAILAGRMLGRRLPEKAIRYGASALFAIFGIWLVVDAIAQLT, translated from the coding sequence GTGGAAGGTTTCCTGGCCGCTCTGGCGGTGAGTTTCGGGGTCATTTTCGTCGCCGAGCTGGGCGACAAATCGCAGCTGATGGCATTGACCTTCGCCACCCGCTTCCGGCCGTGGCCGGTGCTGCTCGGCATCACCATCGCCACGACCGTCGTGCACGCGGTATCGGTGGGCGTCGGCTACGGGCTGGGCGCCGCCTTGCCGACCGGGTGGATCGCGCTCGCGGCGGGCGTGGCGTTTCTCGCGTTCGGGGCGTGGACGCTGCGCGGTGACAGCCTCACCGACGACGAGAAGGCCAAGGCGGAACGGACCAAGCGGTCGGCGATCGTCGCGGTGTCGGTGGCGTTCTTCCTGGCGGAGCTGGGCGACAAGACGATGCTGGCGACGATCACGCTGGCCACCCAGCACGGCTGGCTCGGCACGTGGATCGGCTCGACGATCGGCATGGTCGCCGCCGACGCCCTGGCCATCCTCGCCGGCCGCATGCTTGGCCGCCGCCTGCCCGAGAAGGCCATCAGGTACGGCGCGTCCGCGCTCTTCGCCATCTTCGGCATCTGGCTCGTCGTGGACGCCATCGCCCAACTCACCTGA
- a CDS encoding putative bifunctional diguanylate cyclase/phosphodiesterase, with amino-acid sequence MIGAPRRAWLIVLAGGLTLALVAWPLPDAVAAPIWIVTQLVTVGVATFALTSREALHRSGWWVLLASCGLGLASAALHLVPGDDLSDAAWPIALAARSALFVLGLILLLGARRAQPTDQNFLDAGIVAAGLAIVAWAFMIEPWLSDTPPNAEFAGVVICFGALDLLLLTLSVRIVSSPSSRTPSMLLLAVGASVVLAADLASIVRVGAHALDGFQPGGLVFTAWQLCGVLIAAAALHPSYGRGYRRPDGGTEDVLPRVRFVTFVVVALLAPVVPVVGLITSNLIPDQTVPALIGAAALTCALLVLLVVRLGNFARLAMRRARAMNVQSAALMMQATALQQALDEQQSLQQELAHRALHDPLTGLANRAVLAERLERHLHESGRAPGGLLLIDLDGFKDVNDTLGHPTGDELLVRVAERLRVAADGADTVARLGGDEFAVLLTDSPADRCRQVAARVIETVRELYPLAERQVMLAASGGLLILNPERTEPAEALRDADLALYAAKEAGKNQVVEFSPRMREARLRHAELAASLRAALAADALTVLYQPIVDIRSGQPVALEALLRWRTADGRNVPPSQFIAVAEEIGLVVDVGCKVLRDATAQASTWHARHDVAVSVNVSARQLSSPSFATDVLTILADRSLPPAALIIEITETVLVEAAGAAGELAQHALTALREQGVRIAVDDFGTGYSSLAYLQRLPIDILKIDHTFTATLDSPGERGERFVGAILGLGSSLGVPTVAEGVETARQAALLRELGCPLAQGYHFARPCPPEGILDYLSTPVALRASLS; translated from the coding sequence GTGATCGGTGCGCCGCGCCGCGCGTGGCTGATCGTTCTGGCCGGCGGACTGACGCTGGCCCTCGTGGCTTGGCCCCTCCCGGATGCCGTCGCCGCCCCGATCTGGATCGTGACGCAGCTTGTCACCGTCGGCGTGGCGACCTTCGCGCTGACGAGCCGGGAGGCGCTGCACCGTTCCGGCTGGTGGGTGCTGCTGGCCAGCTGCGGCCTCGGCCTCGCCAGCGCCGCACTGCACCTCGTGCCCGGCGACGACCTCTCCGACGCGGCCTGGCCGATCGCGCTGGCCGCCCGCTCCGCGCTCTTCGTGCTCGGCCTGATCCTGCTGCTCGGCGCCCGCCGCGCCCAGCCCACCGACCAAAACTTCCTGGACGCCGGGATCGTCGCGGCCGGCCTGGCGATCGTGGCGTGGGCGTTCATGATCGAGCCGTGGCTCAGCGACACCCCGCCGAATGCGGAGTTCGCCGGTGTCGTCATCTGCTTCGGCGCGCTCGACCTGCTGCTGCTCACCCTTTCCGTCCGGATCGTCTCCAGCCCGTCCTCGCGTACGCCGAGCATGCTGCTGCTCGCCGTCGGCGCCAGCGTGGTGCTCGCCGCCGACCTCGCCTCGATCGTCCGGGTGGGCGCCCACGCGCTGGACGGCTTCCAGCCGGGCGGGCTTGTCTTCACCGCCTGGCAGCTCTGCGGCGTGCTGATCGCGGCCGCCGCGCTCCACCCGTCGTACGGGCGGGGCTACCGCCGGCCCGACGGCGGCACCGAGGACGTGCTGCCTCGCGTCCGGTTCGTCACGTTCGTCGTGGTTGCCCTACTGGCTCCCGTCGTGCCGGTGGTCGGCCTGATCACCTCCAACCTCATCCCGGACCAGACCGTGCCCGCCCTGATCGGCGCCGCCGCGCTCACCTGTGCGCTGCTGGTGCTGCTCGTCGTGCGACTGGGCAACTTCGCCCGCCTCGCCATGCGCCGCGCCCGCGCGATGAACGTGCAGTCGGCCGCCCTCATGATGCAGGCCACCGCGCTCCAGCAAGCGCTGGACGAGCAGCAGTCGCTGCAGCAGGAGCTGGCCCACCGCGCCCTGCACGACCCCCTCACCGGCCTCGCCAACCGCGCGGTGCTCGCGGAGCGGCTGGAGCGGCACCTGCACGAATCCGGCCGCGCCCCCGGCGGCCTGCTCCTCATCGACCTCGACGGCTTCAAGGACGTCAACGACACGCTCGGCCACCCCACCGGCGACGAGCTGCTGGTCCGGGTCGCGGAGCGGCTGCGGGTGGCCGCCGACGGTGCCGACACGGTGGCGCGGCTGGGCGGCGACGAGTTCGCGGTGCTGCTCACCGACAGCCCCGCCGACCGTTGCAGGCAGGTCGCCGCGCGGGTCATCGAGACCGTCCGCGAGCTGTACCCCCTCGCCGAGCGCCAGGTCATGCTGGCCGCCAGCGGCGGCCTGCTGATCCTCAACCCCGAGCGCACCGAGCCCGCCGAGGCGCTGCGCGACGCCGACCTCGCGCTCTACGCGGCCAAGGAGGCCGGCAAAAACCAGGTCGTGGAGTTCAGCCCGCGCATGCGCGAGGCCCGCCTGCGCCACGCCGAGCTGGCCGCGAGCCTGCGCGCCGCGCTCGCCGCCGACGCGCTCACCGTGCTGTACCAGCCGATCGTCGACATCCGCTCGGGCCAGCCCGTCGCGCTGGAGGCCCTGCTGCGGTGGCGCACGGCCGACGGGCGAAACGTGCCGCCGAGCCAGTTCATCGCGGTGGCCGAGGAGATCGGGCTGGTGGTCGACGTCGGCTGCAAGGTGCTGCGCGACGCGACCGCGCAGGCGAGCACGTGGCACGCGCGCCACGACGTCGCCGTTAGCGTGAACGTATCCGCCCGGCAGCTCTCCTCCCCCAGCTTCGCCACCGACGTCCTCACGATCCTCGCCGACCGCTCGCTGCCGCCCGCCGCCCTCATCATCGAGATCACCGAGACCGTCCTGGTCGAGGCCGCCGGTGCCGCCGGCGAGCTGGCCCAGCACGCGCTGACCGCGCTGCGCGAGCAGGGCGTGCGCATCGCGGTCGACGACTTCGGCACGGGCTACTCGTCCCTGGCCTACCTGCAGCGCCTGCCCATCGACATCCTGAAGATCGACCACACCTTCACCGCGACGCTCGACTCCCCCGGCGAACGCGGCGAGCGCTTCGTCGGCGCCATCCTCGGCCTCGGCTCAAGCCTCGGCGTCCCCACGGTGGCCGAGGGCGTCGAGACCGCACGCCAGGCGGCGCTGCTGCGCGAGCTCGGGTGCCCGCTCGCCCAGGGGTACCACTTCGCGCGCCCCTGCCCGCCCGAGGGCATCCTCGACTACCTGTCCACCCCGGTCGCCCTCCGCGCCTCACTCTCGTAG
- a CDS encoding ROK family transcriptional regulator, translating into MSRAPRTPAIGMAQEQIHRHNVGTLLRHVHLGGSMSRAELAERMGLNRSTIMALTAELSAAGLVREEPPTGSFGSAGRPSLVVRVRPNWAYVLAFDVAVDRLVAARVGLGGAVLDRREAVRARAGADLDHVVEVLARFGRQLHEAAPADSVCVGIGASYCGMIRPGDGMVRFGPDMGWVDQAFGAELSRRLGLGIPVPVGNEAHLGALAEQHRGAGVGLQNLLYLHGDVGVGGGIIVGGKLLDGDGGYGCELGHMVVNPYNGRPCGCGSHGCLEAEVGERALLDAAGRPAETWGRDALRAVVDDADRGDETAREALRRIGDWLGIGVANLINLFNPGMVIFGGMLRDVYPGAAPQVRHRIATNVLPVARERVRLRTSALGDDSTLVGAAELGFADLMADPLATLAGTKASA; encoded by the coding sequence ATGTCGAGAGCCCCCAGGACGCCCGCGATCGGGATGGCGCAGGAGCAGATCCACCGGCACAACGTCGGTACGCTGCTGCGCCACGTCCACCTGGGCGGCTCGATGTCGCGCGCCGAACTGGCCGAGCGCATGGGGCTCAACCGCAGCACGATCATGGCGCTCACCGCCGAGCTGAGCGCCGCCGGCCTGGTGCGCGAGGAGCCGCCGACCGGCAGCTTCGGAAGCGCCGGCCGTCCCTCACTCGTCGTGCGGGTCCGGCCCAACTGGGCGTACGTGCTGGCCTTCGACGTCGCCGTCGACCGGCTCGTGGCCGCGCGGGTCGGGCTGGGCGGCGCGGTGCTGGACCGCCGCGAGGCGGTGCGGGCACGTGCCGGCGCCGACCTCGACCACGTCGTGGAGGTGCTCGCCCGCTTCGGCCGCCAGCTGCACGAGGCGGCGCCGGCGGACTCGGTTTGCGTGGGGATCGGCGCGTCCTACTGCGGGATGATCCGGCCGGGCGACGGCATGGTGCGCTTCGGGCCGGACATGGGCTGGGTCGACCAGGCGTTCGGCGCCGAGCTGAGCCGCCGGCTGGGCCTCGGCATCCCTGTGCCGGTCGGCAACGAGGCGCACCTCGGCGCACTCGCCGAGCAGCACCGGGGTGCGGGCGTCGGCCTGCAGAACCTGCTCTACCTGCACGGCGACGTCGGCGTGGGCGGCGGCATCATCGTCGGCGGCAAGCTGCTCGACGGCGACGGTGGGTACGGCTGCGAGCTCGGGCACATGGTCGTCAACCCGTACAACGGCCGGCCCTGCGGCTGCGGCTCGCACGGCTGCCTGGAAGCGGAGGTGGGGGAGCGGGCGCTGCTGGACGCCGCCGGACGCCCCGCCGAGACGTGGGGCCGCGACGCGCTGCGGGCCGTGGTCGACGACGCCGACCGCGGGGACGAGACGGCCCGCGAGGCGCTGCGCCGCATCGGCGACTGGCTCGGCATCGGTGTCGCCAACCTCATCAACCTCTTCAACCCCGGCATGGTGATCTTCGGCGGCATGCTCCGCGACGTGTACCCGGGCGCCGCGCCCCAGGTGCGCCACCGCATCGCCACCAACGTGCTGCCGGTCGCCCGCGAGCGGGTGCGGCTGCGCACCTCCGCCCTCGGCGACGACTCCACTCTGGTCGGTGCGGCCGAGCTGGGCTTCGCCGACCTGATGGCCGACCCGCTCGCCACCCTGGCCGGCACGAAGGCGAGCGCCTGA
- a CDS encoding response regulator, whose translation MAALRDVTRILVVDDQPVVRAGFAAILDAEPDLSVVGMAADGAAAVELAGSLRPDVVVMDIRMPGMDGLTATRLLTGAPDPPRVLVLTTFDLDAYVFEALRAGASGFLLKDANPDDLLAAIRVVAAGEGMLAPAVTRRLIAAFAGGALAPPSEVSPPPGLTPREREVLALVASGLSNAEIGERLGVATGTVKTHVNALLTKLDVRDRVQATILAYDIGLVRPRRAAPPGAGP comes from the coding sequence ATGGCTGCCCTCCGGGACGTGACCCGCATCCTGGTCGTCGACGACCAGCCGGTCGTGCGCGCCGGGTTCGCCGCCATCCTCGACGCCGAGCCTGACCTGTCCGTGGTCGGCATGGCCGCCGACGGCGCGGCCGCGGTCGAGCTCGCCGGCAGCCTGCGCCCGGACGTGGTCGTGATGGACATCCGCATGCCGGGCATGGACGGGCTGACCGCCACGCGGCTGCTCACCGGCGCGCCGGACCCGCCGCGGGTGCTGGTGCTGACCACGTTCGACCTCGACGCGTACGTGTTCGAGGCGCTGCGCGCCGGCGCGTCCGGCTTCCTGCTCAAGGACGCCAACCCCGACGACCTGCTGGCCGCGATCCGGGTGGTCGCGGCCGGCGAGGGCATGCTCGCGCCGGCGGTCACGCGGCGCCTGATCGCGGCGTTCGCCGGTGGGGCGCTCGCCCCGCCGTCCGAGGTGTCACCGCCGCCCGGGCTCACCCCGCGCGAGCGGGAGGTGCTCGCGCTTGTCGCGAGTGGACTGTCCAATGCGGAGATAGGCGAGCGCCTCGGCGTCGCGACCGGCACGGTCAAGACCCACGTCAACGCGCTGCTCACCAAGCTGGACGTGCGCGACCGCGTGCAGGCCACGATCCTCGCCTACGACATCGGCCTGGTGCGGCCGCGGCGCGCGGCCCCGCCTGGCGCGGGCCCTTAG
- a CDS encoding sensor histidine kinase gives MGVLRSWVLPALLAAGQAALWPGLPLLLGTSVDRVEVAAALAATALACTALGWRLRAPVGALAVIIPALTLGLVATPRDSLVVLIFADVIALYSVGARRPVRVTFAVTVVLIAWQAAIGLFLYRDPRDYLGNIVIGVVVYLLAAGLGRSRRRWRAARREAADRLARAEADRQQASVQERQRLARELHDVSAHHLTSIVVTVTAAQRLAARQPELAGEALEFAARTGRETESALHRLVAVMRGVELEGGSGLGHRIEELAAGFAALGQPVTTRLSVDSLAGPVADAAYGIVREALTNALRHAPGGAVEVALCQRGGAVEVLVANGAATAPAAAGGLGSGRGMAGMRERAASTGGTLDAGPDPDGGWRVRALLPESAASTMERSLRRVRGPRLADIAIALAAAALPVALMLVPDPTMPRVDGAAAALAALLTAAHALPLLWRRRAPWLVLGAVLSTTALWPVVAGLRLLPDSSLAALFAGIGADLVAVYAVAAYGRPRHLTWLSIPLAAGVHGAVTLLTFALDGWLMGQPIAPAPMGVLLVPTSAPYLLLAAPVCVAGFVARLRREGVVSRERRAVAASTASAVELAYAERLRIAAGLRAAVLRHAAQVTEAAEGGRLDAVLESARAALAAMRDLLGDLRVDPERTPQPTAAAIDALCRELRAAGRRVELDSPAPVPMLPPAVDVSAYRVVETALGAGDDGPARVTLGYGPADLRITVTGVPSATAGPVAAGLRARVAAIGGRMTVDQTGTMDVWLPSGT, from the coding sequence ATGGGGGTCCTGCGAAGCTGGGTGCTGCCCGCACTGCTGGCCGCCGGTCAGGCGGCGCTGTGGCCGGGTCTTCCCTTGCTGCTCGGCACTTCGGTCGACCGGGTGGAGGTGGCGGCCGCACTCGCCGCGACCGCGCTGGCCTGCACCGCGCTCGGCTGGCGGCTGCGGGCACCGGTCGGCGCGCTGGCCGTGATCATCCCGGCACTGACGCTGGGCCTCGTCGCCACACCCCGCGACTCCCTCGTGGTGCTCATCTTCGCCGACGTCATTGCGCTGTACTCGGTGGGCGCCCGCCGGCCGGTCCGCGTCACGTTCGCGGTCACGGTCGTGCTCATCGCGTGGCAGGCGGCCATCGGCCTTTTCCTGTACCGCGACCCGCGCGACTACCTCGGCAACATCGTGATCGGCGTCGTCGTGTACCTGCTCGCGGCCGGCCTGGGGCGCAGCCGGCGGCGATGGCGGGCGGCCCGTCGCGAGGCCGCCGACCGCCTGGCGCGGGCCGAGGCCGACCGGCAGCAGGCCTCGGTGCAGGAGCGCCAGCGGCTGGCCCGCGAGCTGCACGACGTGAGCGCGCACCACCTGACGTCCATTGTGGTCACCGTGACCGCCGCTCAGCGCCTCGCCGCCCGGCAGCCGGAGCTCGCCGGCGAGGCGCTGGAGTTCGCGGCCCGCACCGGCCGGGAGACCGAGTCGGCGCTGCACCGCCTCGTCGCCGTCATGCGCGGTGTCGAGCTGGAGGGCGGATCCGGGCTGGGCCACCGGATCGAGGAGCTGGCGGCCGGCTTCGCCGCGCTCGGCCAGCCGGTCACCACCCGGCTGAGCGTGGACTCGTTGGCCGGCCCGGTCGCCGACGCGGCGTACGGGATCGTGCGCGAGGCGCTCACCAACGCGCTGCGCCACGCCCCCGGAGGCGCCGTGGAGGTCGCGCTGTGCCAGCGCGGCGGCGCGGTCGAGGTACTCGTCGCAAACGGCGCCGCCACCGCACCGGCCGCCGCCGGCGGGCTGGGCTCCGGGCGGGGCATGGCCGGCATGCGGGAGCGGGCGGCGTCCACGGGTGGCACGCTCGACGCCGGACCGGACCCCGACGGCGGGTGGCGGGTGCGCGCGCTGCTGCCAGAGTCGGCAGCGTCCACAATGGAGCGTTCGTTGCGGCGGGTGCGCGGGCCGAGGCTGGCCGACATCGCGATCGCGCTGGCCGCCGCGGCGCTCCCGGTCGCGCTGATGCTCGTGCCCGACCCCACGATGCCGCGGGTGGACGGCGCCGCCGCGGCGCTCGCGGCCCTGCTCACCGCGGCACACGCCCTGCCGCTGCTGTGGCGCCGCCGCGCGCCGTGGCTGGTGCTCGGTGCGGTGCTTTCCACCACCGCGCTGTGGCCGGTCGTCGCCGGGCTTCGACTGCTGCCGGACTCCTCGCTCGCGGCGCTCTTCGCGGGCATCGGCGCGGACCTCGTCGCCGTCTACGCGGTCGCCGCGTACGGCCGGCCCCGCCACCTCACCTGGCTCTCGATACCGCTCGCCGCGGGGGTGCACGGCGCGGTAACGCTGCTGACGTTCGCGCTCGACGGGTGGCTGATGGGGCAGCCGATCGCGCCGGCGCCGATGGGCGTCCTGCTCGTGCCCACCTCCGCGCCCTACCTGCTGCTCGCCGCCCCGGTGTGCGTCGCCGGCTTCGTGGCCCGGCTGCGCCGCGAGGGTGTCGTGTCCCGGGAGCGGCGGGCGGTGGCCGCTTCCACGGCGAGCGCGGTCGAGCTCGCGTACGCCGAGCGGCTGCGCATCGCCGCCGGGCTGCGCGCCGCGGTGCTGCGGCACGCCGCGCAGGTCACCGAGGCAGCCGAGGGCGGCCGGTTGGACGCGGTACTGGAGTCCGCCCGCGCGGCGCTGGCGGCGATGCGTGACCTGCTCGGCGACCTGCGGGTGGACCCGGAGCGGACGCCACAGCCCACCGCGGCCGCGATCGACGCGCTCTGCCGCGAGCTGCGCGCGGCCGGGCGGCGGGTCGAGCTCGACTCCCCGGCGCCGGTGCCGATGCTGCCGCCGGCGGTGGACGTGTCGGCGTACCGCGTGGTGGAGACCGCCCTCGGCGCGGGCGACGACGGCCCGGCGCGGGTGACCCTCGGCTACGGTCCGGCCGACCTGCGGATCACGGTGACCGGCGTGCCCTCGGCGACAGCCGGCCCGGTCGCGGCCGGGCTGCGGGCGCGGGTCGCGGCGATCGGCGGCCGCATGACGGTGGACCAGACAGGGACGATGGACGTATGGCTGCCCTCCGGGACGTGA